A single window of Vibrio stylophorae DNA harbors:
- a CDS encoding glycine zipper 2TM domain-containing protein produces MRQSKRALALSVTLGAFSLLTIVGCSSPNPYGDAYGAADTRTIQQVYYGTVIKAEPVTIDASDQNNAIGTVAGAAIGGILGSKVGGGSGSDIAAIGGGLLGGYAGSKAAGTLGESNGVNLTIRLDSGEVIAIVQEANPNMIFQVGQAVQVNVDGNTARVVPR; encoded by the coding sequence ATGAGACAAAGTAAACGAGCACTGGCGCTAAGCGTTACGTTAGGTGCATTTTCACTGCTAACCATAGTGGGCTGCTCGTCGCCCAATCCCTATGGTGATGCCTATGGCGCGGCGGATACGCGCACCATTCAGCAGGTATATTACGGCACTGTGATTAAAGCGGAACCTGTCACCATTGATGCATCTGATCAAAATAACGCTATTGGTACCGTTGCCGGTGCGGCTATTGGCGGTATTTTAGGCTCGAAAGTTGGTGGCGGTAGTGGCTCAGATATTGCTGCTATCGGTGGTGGTTTACTCGGTGGTTATGCGGGTAGCAAAGCGGCAGGTACGCTGGGCGAAAGCAATGGGGTGAATCTAACCATTCGTTTGGATAGCGGTGAGGTGATCGCCATTGTGCAAGAAGCCAACCCCAATATGATTTTTCAGGTCGGCCAAGCGGTGCAGGTCAATGTGGACGGCAACACGGCGCGGGTGGTTCCGCGGTAA
- a CDS encoding BglG family transcription antiterminator, with protein sequence MSKLPHPRLIHLLDAVSSTPLTQDELAQRLNVSTRTVRTDVAALNNVMVNHGAHLIHQRGNGYQLKIYNQEAFEHFQANVHDVAPTPRTSKERIIQIQVLLLTASSWVKLDDLAETWNLSRTAVQGVMTDVRAQLASLGLIIESKPRLGMRVIGRETAIRARLAQIIYAEHKESKQSAGLISSLFPAPAQQALVGRFRDALSASSLYINDDGLQWLAIYAAVTLHRLSCDHTLTDFPKEDVAETILPIADAIFALLPTQHPVNEFEVLALAIHIQARISPNQHPLSPRAIAEAQALVQHILQYIHQHYPYDIREDHQLQRDLNTHISHMIIRVKHDVPTVNPLAEHIKQHYPLAYDITLAAIADWIRETGYTMTQHEIGYLVIHVGVGLERNHCLGQKVPKALLFCDSSNAIARGLESIIHRHYPQLELTTVHHLEQIDAMRPSEANLLITTSTLSRIELPQFVIDPFPTQHQLEELGKMVLVDRTGPYLLEKYFASEQFLYLDEALDQQQLFQRVCAQLETEQLVEVGYYDSLKEREVIVSTMMGEHIALPHSIELFAHKSLVYTVAAPRGIDWGNGEKAYLIFFMALSKDDYEEALGLYDLFLTLVNKRAGKALSQCQTFAQFKSMAHRELL encoded by the coding sequence ATGTCTAAGCTTCCCCACCCGCGGCTGATTCATCTCCTAGACGCCGTTTCGAGCACCCCGCTCACCCAAGATGAACTCGCGCAACGTCTTAACGTATCGACAAGAACCGTACGCACAGATGTCGCCGCCCTCAATAACGTGATGGTCAACCACGGCGCCCACTTGATTCATCAACGCGGCAACGGATATCAACTAAAAATATATAACCAAGAAGCTTTTGAACATTTTCAAGCTAACGTTCATGACGTTGCGCCAACGCCGCGCACCAGCAAAGAACGCATTATCCAAATTCAGGTGCTGCTACTCACAGCCAGTAGCTGGGTCAAATTAGACGATCTTGCCGAAACCTGGAATTTAAGCCGCACCGCCGTACAAGGGGTGATGACCGATGTGCGCGCGCAGCTGGCCTCACTCGGCCTTATCATTGAAAGTAAACCACGCCTTGGTATGCGGGTGATTGGCCGAGAAACCGCAATTCGCGCACGCTTAGCGCAAATTATCTATGCCGAACATAAAGAGTCCAAACAAAGTGCAGGTTTGATTAGCAGCCTATTTCCTGCGCCCGCGCAGCAAGCCTTGGTGGGACGATTTCGCGATGCGCTCAGCGCCTCCTCACTTTATATCAATGATGATGGCCTGCAATGGTTGGCAATCTATGCCGCGGTCACCCTGCACCGCTTAAGCTGCGATCACACCCTCACCGATTTTCCCAAAGAGGATGTGGCGGAAACCATTTTGCCCATTGCCGATGCGATTTTTGCACTGCTGCCAACACAGCATCCGGTCAATGAATTTGAAGTACTGGCACTGGCCATTCATATTCAAGCGCGGATCTCCCCCAATCAGCACCCGCTCAGCCCGCGCGCTATCGCAGAAGCGCAGGCTTTGGTTCAGCATATTCTGCAATATATTCACCAACACTATCCCTATGATATTCGTGAAGATCACCAATTGCAGCGCGATCTCAACACCCATATCAGCCATATGATCATTCGCGTTAAACATGATGTACCAACGGTCAATCCACTAGCCGAACATATCAAACAGCACTATCCACTGGCCTATGATATTACGCTAGCTGCCATTGCTGATTGGATTCGCGAAACGGGCTACACCATGACCCAACACGAGATTGGCTATCTGGTGATCCATGTGGGGGTAGGTCTTGAGCGCAATCACTGCTTGGGACAAAAGGTACCCAAGGCGCTGCTCTTTTGTGACTCGAGCAATGCTATTGCCCGTGGCTTGGAATCCATTATTCATCGTCACTATCCACAGCTTGAGCTGACCACAGTGCACCATCTTGAACAGATCGATGCCATGCGTCCAAGCGAAGCAAACCTGCTGATCACCACCAGCACCTTAAGTCGCATCGAATTACCGCAGTTTGTGATAGATCCTTTTCCAACCCAGCATCAGCTAGAAGAGCTCGGTAAGATGGTGTTGGTTGACCGCACCGGTCCCTATCTATTGGAAAAATATTTTGCCTCAGAGCAGTTTTTATATCTTGATGAAGCACTGGATCAGCAACAACTCTTTCAGCGCGTTTGTGCTCAGCTAGAAACAGAGCAGCTGGTTGAAGTGGGTTACTATGACTCATTAAAAGAGCGCGAAGTGATCGTCTCGACCATGATGGGAGAGCATATTGCCCTGCCGCACTCCATTGAGCTTTTTGCTCACAAATCCTTGGTTTATACCGTGGCTGCGCCGCGCGGCATTGATTGGGGCAATGGCGAAAAAGCCTACCTGATCTTTTTTATGGCGCTCAGCAAAGATGACTATGAAGAAGCGCTGGGGCTATACGATCTCTTTCTCACGCTAGTCAATAAACGTGCGGGGAAAGCGCTGTCACAGTGCCAAACCTTTGCCCAATTTAAGTCCATGGCGCACCGAGAACTGCTCTAG
- the dagF gene encoding 2-dehydro-3-deoxy-phosphogluconate aldolase produces the protein MSLTPNFYADRVCLNVLAGSHDNAVDIYQAAEGHVLVGMLSKSYPDVPSAVEDMKKCAEKINNALSIGLGAGDPKQSNMVTELAGILQPQHVNQVFTGVGPSRNALGQNDTVVNGLISPTGTVGMVKISTGPKSSTMADAIVPVDTAIAMLQDMGCSSVKYFPMNGLACRDEYEEVAKACARNNFWLEPTGGIDLTNFEEILKIALDAGVEKVIPHIYSSIIDSSTGNTRPEDVKTLLEMTKQLLSC, from the coding sequence ATGTCTTTGACCCCTAATTTTTATGCTGACCGCGTTTGCCTTAACGTTCTTGCTGGCTCTCACGACAATGCTGTGGATATTTATCAAGCAGCAGAAGGTCACGTGCTGGTTGGTATGCTGTCAAAGAGCTACCCAGATGTACCAAGTGCCGTTGAAGACATGAAAAAGTGCGCTGAAAAAATCAATAACGCACTGTCTATCGGTTTGGGCGCAGGCGATCCAAAGCAGTCCAATATGGTGACTGAGCTTGCAGGTATTTTGCAGCCACAACACGTCAACCAAGTGTTTACTGGCGTAGGTCCAAGCCGCAATGCGCTAGGTCAAAATGACACTGTGGTGAACGGTTTGATCTCACCAACTGGCACTGTGGGCATGGTAAAAATCTCAACCGGCCCTAAGAGCTCAACCATGGCCGATGCCATTGTCCCTGTAGATACTGCGATCGCGATGCTACAAGATATGGGCTGTAGCTCAGTGAAGTATTTCCCAATGAATGGCCTTGCTTGCCGCGATGAATATGAAGAAGTGGCAAAAGCCTGTGCACGCAACAACTTCTGGCTTGAGCCAACTGGCGGTATCGATTTAACAAATTTTGAAGAAATTTTGAAAATTGCCTTGGATGCTGGCGTTGAGAAGGTTATACCTCACATCTACAGTTCAATTATCGATTCTTCAACTGGCAACACCCGCCCTGAAGATGTGAAAACACTGCTTGAGATGACCAAACAATTACTTTCATGCTAA
- a CDS encoding L-fuculose-phosphate aldolase → MKFKEQRELVVKYCNKMISTGLTRGTGGNISIFVRDENLVVISPSGIDYETMTAEDVVVIDLDGNVVDGTNRPSSEYHLHTVFYKQRDDIDSVVHAHPIYASTLSVLGMEIPSAYYLNAVCGGPNVRCAKYALNGTEELAENVFEAMRDRFVVLMANHGLVAGAKDVANAFNKAEEIELSAEVYYKAKLLGEPNIISDEGVQEMLVAFKKYSQVTVK, encoded by the coding sequence ATGAAATTTAAAGAGCAAAGAGAGCTTGTTGTTAAATACTGTAACAAGATGATTTCCACCGGTTTGACCCGTGGTACTGGCGGCAATATTAGTATTTTCGTTCGTGATGAAAATCTTGTGGTTATTTCTCCAAGCGGTATCGATTACGAAACCATGACAGCTGAAGATGTTGTGGTTATTGATTTGGACGGTAATGTTGTTGACGGGACCAATCGCCCATCTTCTGAATACCATCTACACACTGTGTTTTATAAGCAGCGTGATGATATCGATTCAGTGGTTCATGCGCACCCAATCTACGCCTCAACATTGTCAGTACTAGGGATGGAAATTCCATCAGCATATTACCTTAACGCCGTTTGTGGTGGACCCAATGTGCGTTGTGCGAAATATGCATTAAATGGAACTGAAGAATTAGCAGAAAACGTATTTGAAGCAATGCGTGATCGTTTTGTTGTGTTAATGGCAAACCATGGTTTAGTCGCTGGCGCAAAAGATGTTGCAAACGCATTTAATAAAGCTGAAGAGATCGAATTGTCTGCTGAAGTTTATTACAAAGCAAAACTACTTGGTGAGCCCAACATTATTTCTGATGAAGGGGTTCAGGAAATGTTAGTAGCATTCAAAAAATATAGTCAAGTGACTGTGAAATAG
- a CDS encoding Ig-like domain-containing protein, whose protein sequence is MTIRSFFMVAISLLSSALLVGCNSGGGDGGSHALPNVSAIQINAAHSVLNKGDYLKLSVTGTTPDGQTVSIPVDAVHWSSSNDRVMTVTQLGDVNATGVGSAVVWAQYQSATASFAMQIEPAVIRAIEVSPKHITVVPGFSKAYTLDYIYSDYTRKPVTHIDSEDSADHAVAIVSHKGVEGVGAGDTSITFTALDELGNLYQDTMTVAVTDAVSLNTIELSANIIHLGNHTSKEIRTLGLFSDGSKHDISNDVLLSASDPTVLAIEQNKISGLKNGVATLTASISGIDSAPAQVHVNPIQITSTLSAFSAVKADKRVMSWGTAMYGGYSEEIADQLYDIKSLQANTFGFAALREDNTLISWGSLWDTGKYFLHGNVKEVVALPYGWSFAALTFDGMVLTWGHKLHGGDNSAVFGELTNIKQLFAGDSAFAALKNDGTVVTWGHPLYGGDSSKVKDQLTQVKSITANVFAFAALKNDGTVVTWGDSQNGGDSSEVQAQLRDVKAIYANNVSFAALKNDGTVVTWGDADRGGNSTWVQPQLRQVTEIYSNPNAYVALKKDGSVVTWGHPYFGGDSSMVSLRNLRAVYSTVTAFAAIDDQHRVITWGNPAYGGDSSQVADQLVGVEKIASTSISFAALKKNGQVVTWGDPYYGGWSGIVDEDLYDIIDVVGSYEGAYAAIREDGKLITWGQQEAGGNNMGADLMLLDDEGNFIALPETLVE, encoded by the coding sequence ATGACCATTCGATCATTTTTCATGGTTGCAATTAGTCTATTATCCTCGGCGCTATTAGTCGGCTGTAATTCAGGTGGTGGTGATGGGGGCAGTCATGCTTTGCCCAATGTCAGCGCGATTCAAATCAACGCGGCGCACAGTGTGCTCAATAAAGGCGATTATCTGAAGTTATCCGTAACGGGCACAACGCCTGATGGTCAAACCGTATCGATTCCCGTTGATGCTGTACACTGGTCATCAAGTAATGATCGTGTGATGACAGTGACGCAACTTGGTGATGTGAACGCGACAGGGGTCGGATCCGCTGTTGTTTGGGCGCAGTATCAATCTGCCACCGCTAGCTTTGCCATGCAAATTGAACCAGCAGTGATTCGTGCGATTGAAGTGTCACCAAAACATATCACTGTGGTGCCTGGTTTTTCTAAAGCCTATACCCTCGATTATATCTATAGCGATTACACACGAAAGCCCGTGACGCATATCGATAGTGAAGATTCAGCCGACCATGCGGTGGCCATTGTGAGTCATAAGGGGGTTGAAGGCGTCGGCGCGGGGGATACCAGCATTACTTTCACTGCGTTAGATGAGCTGGGCAACCTTTACCAAGATACCATGACCGTGGCTGTGACTGACGCGGTGAGTCTCAATACCATTGAGCTTTCTGCCAACATTATTCATCTTGGCAACCATACCAGCAAAGAGATTCGAACCTTAGGTCTATTTTCCGATGGCTCAAAGCACGATATCTCTAATGACGTGCTGTTATCAGCGAGTGACCCAACAGTGCTCGCTATTGAGCAAAATAAAATCTCTGGACTGAAAAATGGTGTGGCAACTTTGACCGCCAGTATTTCAGGCATTGATAGCGCGCCAGCACAAGTACATGTGAACCCAATTCAGATTACGTCAACATTAAGTGCATTTTCTGCGGTAAAGGCGGATAAGCGCGTTATGTCTTGGGGCACTGCCATGTACGGTGGGTATAGCGAAGAGATAGCAGACCAGCTTTATGATATTAAATCGCTTCAGGCCAATACCTTTGGTTTTGCAGCACTTCGTGAAGATAACACCCTGATCTCTTGGGGAAGCCTGTGGGATACAGGTAAATATTTTCTCCATGGTAACGTGAAAGAGGTCGTCGCACTTCCCTATGGTTGGTCATTTGCGGCTTTAACCTTTGATGGCATGGTGCTCACTTGGGGTCATAAACTTCATGGTGGTGATAATTCAGCTGTATTTGGTGAGCTGACCAATATCAAACAACTTTTTGCTGGGGACTCTGCGTTTGCGGCATTGAAAAATGATGGCACTGTGGTGACTTGGGGACATCCTCTCTATGGGGGGGATAGCAGCAAAGTCAAAGATCAGCTGACGCAGGTAAAATCGATCACCGCCAACGTATTTGCATTTGCGGCATTAAAGAACGATGGCACCGTGGTGACTTGGGGTGATAGCCAAAATGGTGGCGATAGCAGCGAAGTACAGGCGCAGCTTCGCGATGTCAAAGCAATTTATGCCAATAATGTCTCTTTTGCGGCGCTCAAAAATGATGGCACTGTGGTGACTTGGGGCGATGCTGACCGCGGTGGTAATAGCACTTGGGTACAGCCTCAGTTACGTCAAGTGACCGAGATTTATAGCAACCCTAATGCCTATGTTGCCCTGAAAAAAGATGGCTCAGTAGTCACTTGGGGGCATCCATATTTTGGTGGTGATAGCAGCATGGTGTCGCTTCGCAATTTAAGAGCTGTTTATAGTACAGTGACCGCATTTGCTGCCATTGATGATCAGCATCGGGTGATCACTTGGGGTAATCCCGCTTACGGTGGTGATAGCAGTCAAGTGGCGGATCAGCTCGTAGGTGTGGAAAAAATCGCTTCAACCTCAATCTCTTTTGCGGCGCTTAAGAAAAATGGTCAAGTGGTGACTTGGGGCGATCCATATTATGGCGGCTGGAGTGGCATCGTTGATGAAGATCTTTATGACATCATTGACGTCGTTGGTAGTTATGAAGGGGCATACGCTGCGATCCGTGAGGATGGCAAGCTAATCACTTGGGGTCAGCAAGAGGCCGGTGGTAACAATATGGGTGCCGATCTCATGCTGCTCGATGATGAAGGCAATTTCATTGCCCTACCTGAAACGCTGGTTGAGTAA
- a CDS encoding Na+/H+ antiporter NhaC family protein encodes MNKQSNFVGLLPLLFFIVIYVATGVYADNFSSMPLLVAFTLSVVVALVIQPKGQKTSFDEKMNIFCKAAGDSDIIMMVLIFLLAGAFYSVTDQMGAVSSIVNFGLSIIPSNMVLVGIFIIGCVLSFSMGTSMGAITALAPIGVGVAEQVGGNPALIMATVVGGAMFGDNCSFVSDTTIAACRTQGVTLKDKFKYNIITVLPALIGTVVLLAILPFGTGAETVVGEYELINILPYAIIIGAALAGVHVMGVLGLGVVSGIVIGFMNGSLDYLSALESVQRGMGWMQNLGMIAIVVSGLVGLMKHYGGIDYLLEKITARSSGKMGGQMGMAALVSLITLATTNNTIGILTAGTIAKDISEKYDIDKVQTASLLDICGCSMNGLMPYAGQLLMVAGLAKISPVSVMPYAFYPMMMFAMAMVSIVYFSKKKA; translated from the coding sequence ATGAATAAGCAAAGCAATTTCGTTGGCTTACTGCCCCTGCTGTTTTTCATTGTGATTTATGTAGCAACTGGTGTTTATGCTGATAACTTCTCAAGCATGCCGCTTCTCGTTGCCTTTACACTTTCCGTTGTTGTGGCTTTGGTAATTCAACCAAAAGGCCAAAAAACCTCTTTTGACGAGAAGATGAATATCTTCTGTAAAGCCGCCGGTGACAGCGACATCATCATGATGGTGTTGATCTTCTTGTTGGCGGGTGCGTTCTACTCAGTGACTGACCAGATGGGCGCAGTAAGTTCTATCGTGAACTTCGGTCTATCGATCATTCCTTCAAATATGGTGCTTGTGGGCATCTTCATCATTGGCTGTGTGTTGTCATTCTCTATGGGTACGTCCATGGGTGCGATCACGGCACTGGCGCCAATCGGTGTGGGCGTGGCAGAGCAAGTGGGTGGTAACCCAGCGTTGATCATGGCAACTGTGGTTGGTGGTGCAATGTTTGGTGACAACTGTTCATTCGTATCAGACACCACCATCGCGGCATGTCGTACACAGGGCGTCACGCTAAAAGACAAGTTCAAATACAACATCATCACTGTATTGCCTGCCTTGATTGGTACTGTGGTACTGCTTGCGATTCTGCCATTTGGTACGGGCGCAGAAACCGTTGTGGGTGAGTATGAGCTAATCAACATTCTGCCTTATGCAATCATCATCGGTGCTGCACTTGCTGGTGTTCACGTGATGGGCGTATTGGGTCTAGGTGTGGTCAGCGGCATCGTCATCGGCTTTATGAACGGCAGCTTGGATTACCTCTCAGCACTTGAGTCAGTACAGCGCGGTATGGGCTGGATGCAAAACCTTGGCATGATCGCCATCGTGGTTTCTGGTCTTGTGGGTCTGATGAAGCACTATGGCGGTATCGATTACCTACTTGAGAAGATCACTGCGCGTTCAAGCGGCAAGATGGGTGGTCAAATGGGTATGGCGGCACTGGTGAGCTTGATCACCTTGGCAACCACCAACAACACCATCGGTATTTTGACTGCCGGTACCATCGCCAAAGATATCTCTGAAAAATATGACATCGATAAAGTTCAGACCGCATCACTGCTTGATATCTGTGGTTGTTCAATGAACGGTTTGATGCCTTATGCAGGCCAGCTATTGATGGTTGCAGGCCTTGCGAAAATCTCTCCAGTTTCTGTGATGCCATATGCATTCTATCCAATGATGATGTTCGCAATGGCAATGGTTTCAATCGTTTACTTCTCTAAGAAGAAGGCGTAA
- a CDS encoding DgaE family pyridoxal phosphate-dependent ammonia lyase, giving the protein MSSTLEKYNLKEVINASGRMTALGVSTPQPEVVDTLCFGVNHYFEMKDLVNKTGEYIARLLDVENAVVVSCASAGIAQSVAAMIVRGDAYRLENLHAHAHAVPNEIVIAKGHNVNFGAPVGTMIQLGGGRVVEAGWANECSAAQLSAAINANTAAIVYIKSHHCVQKSMLSVAEAAEVAKAHQVPLIVDAAAEEDLKLYYQQGADLVIYSGAKAIEGPTSGLVIGKHQYVEWVKQQSAGIGRAMKVGKEGILGLTHAIEIYLQRSQETGQEMVSKMTPFIDGLNALTGIRSRVVWDSAGRDIARAEVNFDAAAFGMSAKEAVSKLQQGNPAIYCRAYKANEGTIEFDVRSVSQAQLSQVLAAMTQLTQE; this is encoded by the coding sequence ATGTCTTCAACGCTTGAAAAATACAATCTCAAAGAGGTAATTAACGCCTCTGGCCGTATGACCGCATTAGGCGTTTCCACGCCGCAACCTGAAGTCGTGGATACCCTGTGCTTTGGCGTCAATCACTACTTTGAAATGAAAGATCTGGTCAATAAGACCGGTGAATATATCGCTCGTTTGCTTGATGTTGAAAATGCCGTGGTGGTGTCCTGCGCCTCAGCTGGGATCGCCCAATCTGTCGCTGCCATGATTGTTCGTGGCGATGCCTATCGCTTGGAAAATCTTCATGCCCATGCGCACGCCGTGCCGAACGAAATCGTCATTGCCAAGGGCCATAACGTCAACTTTGGCGCGCCAGTGGGCACCATGATTCAACTGGGCGGTGGCCGCGTAGTTGAAGCTGGCTGGGCCAACGAATGTAGCGCCGCGCAACTTAGCGCCGCAATCAATGCCAATACGGCTGCCATTGTCTATATCAAATCGCACCACTGCGTACAAAAGAGCATGCTCTCTGTGGCTGAAGCCGCAGAAGTTGCCAAGGCGCACCAAGTGCCGCTGATTGTCGATGCGGCGGCAGAAGAAGATTTGAAATTGTACTACCAGCAAGGTGCCGATCTGGTGATCTACAGTGGCGCTAAAGCCATTGAGGGCCCGACCAGCGGTTTAGTGATTGGTAAGCACCAATATGTCGAGTGGGTCAAACAGCAATCTGCGGGCATTGGTCGCGCCATGAAAGTGGGTAAGGAAGGCATTTTAGGCCTCACCCACGCCATTGAAATTTATCTGCAGCGCAGCCAAGAAACCGGCCAAGAGATGGTGAGCAAAATGACCCCATTTATCGACGGTCTCAATGCGCTCACGGGCATTCGCTCACGCGTAGTGTGGGATAGCGCAGGTCGCGATATCGCTCGTGCAGAAGTGAACTTTGACGCCGCCGCTTTTGGCATGAGCGCAAAAGAAGCCGTGAGCAAACTGCAACAGGGCAATCCAGCCATTTATTGTCGTGCCTATAAAGCCAATGAAGGCACCATCGAATTTGACGTGCGCAGCGTCTCTCAAGCACAGCTATCTCAAGTGCTCGCTGCCATGACCCAATTAACTCAGGAGTAA
- a CDS encoding S-methyl-5-thioribose-1-phosphate isomerase — protein sequence MERQDYDLAFMMQYENVAWYEDGVVSILDRRVYPYKKEFVRCTHYSEVAQAITDMVTQSAGPYTAAAMGMALAAHQCKDLAADAQIQFLEEAAYALSHARPTTVNRMTIVVNGCLEVARSAMQAGENLPQAIFEHAIQSLNKRYSAISRVAEHLVKLIPDNGKILTQCFGETIIGTMIREAKRQGKNIEFFCAETRPFFQGARFTATVAQNQGIKVTVLADNMIAYAMQHLGINLFTSAADSITLDGHVVNKVGTQQIAILAQHFGIPYYVTGIPDVDLATIDQVVIEQRDPTEVMTLMGQRITEEGVQSIYPSFDITGPKLVNGVVTDIGIYSPYDLKSYAENSNKFWS from the coding sequence ATGGAACGTCAAGATTACGATTTAGCTTTCATGATGCAATATGAAAATGTTGCATGGTATGAAGATGGCGTGGTGTCGATTCTCGACCGTCGCGTTTACCCATACAAAAAAGAGTTTGTTCGCTGCACTCATTACAGCGAAGTGGCACAAGCCATCACCGACATGGTGACACAAAGTGCAGGTCCTTACACTGCAGCAGCGATGGGCATGGCCCTCGCTGCACACCAGTGCAAAGACTTGGCTGCAGATGCTCAAATTCAGTTCCTAGAAGAGGCGGCGTACGCGCTGTCTCATGCTCGCCCAACCACAGTCAACCGTATGACCATCGTGGTCAACGGTTGCCTAGAGGTAGCGCGCAGTGCAATGCAAGCTGGTGAGAACCTACCGCAGGCAATTTTTGAGCATGCGATTCAATCACTGAACAAGCGTTATAGCGCCATTAGCCGCGTGGCTGAGCATTTGGTGAAACTGATCCCTGACAACGGCAAGATCCTGACTCAGTGCTTTGGTGAAACCATCATCGGCACCATGATTCGCGAAGCTAAACGTCAAGGAAAGAACATTGAGTTCTTCTGCGCAGAAACCCGTCCGTTCTTCCAAGGCGCACGCTTTACAGCCACGGTTGCTCAAAACCAAGGCATTAAGGTGACGGTATTGGCGGACAACATGATTGCTTACGCGATGCAGCACCTTGGTATCAACCTGTTCACTTCAGCGGCAGATAGCATCACCTTAGATGGTCATGTGGTGAACAAAGTGGGCACTCAGCAAATTGCGATTTTGGCTCAGCACTTTGGTATTCCGTACTACGTCACAGGGATTCCAGATGTGGATTTGGCCACGATTGATCAAGTGGTGATTGAGCAGCGCGATCCAACAGAAGTGATGACCCTGATGGGCCAACGCATCACTGAGGAAGGCGTTCAATCCATCTATCCATCTTTTGATATTACCGGACCAAAACTGGTCAATGGTGTGGTGACCGATATTGGCATTTACAGCCCATACGATCTCAAGTCATACGCTGAAAATAGTAACAAATTCTGGAGCTAA
- the mtnK gene encoding S-methyl-5-thioribose kinase — MYSTHFKLDIKDIPAYVEAKLNFFGKTEGLEIKELSDGNINYVYKIVDPATNRSLILKQADICLRSSGRPLDVKRSEIEASMLQIQHKLAPEMIPEVYLYDQAMSVTFMEDVSEFKNFRYEMMERKVFPSFHKQINSYFAKTALGTTDLVLNRAEKKANVSKFTNVELCDISEDLVFTEPFNDYKGRNILTKGNEAYVQEHIYGNTALVSEAMKLRYNFMNNAQALIHGDLHSGSIFINHTGIKVLDPEFAFYGPIGYDIGNVIAHLVMPAMVCQVTDSESEAKDNFINWIASTVPAILFGFEREFKKSYLEMVQEDVAKNEIFVDWYTRQIVADAKGYAGLEIIRRVIGDTKVKELETIADHDQRIAVERKLIDLASSLILQRDVEGQDLHSLLSALNG, encoded by the coding sequence ATGTATTCAACTCACTTTAAACTCGATATTAAAGACATTCCTGCATACGTTGAAGCCAAACTGAATTTCTTTGGCAAAACCGAAGGGCTTGAGATTAAAGAGCTCAGCGACGGTAACATCAACTATGTCTATAAGATTGTTGATCCAGCGACCAATCGCTCACTGATTTTGAAACAAGCGGATATTTGCTTGCGCTCAAGCGGTCGTCCTTTGGATGTGAAGCGCAGTGAAATCGAAGCGAGTATGCTGCAAATTCAGCACAAGTTGGCGCCAGAGATGATCCCTGAGGTGTATCTATACGACCAAGCCATGTCTGTGACCTTTATGGAAGATGTGTCTGAGTTTAAGAACTTCCGCTACGAAATGATGGAGCGCAAAGTGTTCCCATCATTCCACAAGCAGATCAACAGCTACTTTGCGAAAACGGCGCTGGGCACCACGGATTTGGTTTTGAATCGTGCAGAGAAGAAAGCCAACGTCTCTAAGTTCACCAACGTTGAGCTTTGCGATATCTCTGAAGACTTGGTATTCACTGAACCTTTCAATGACTACAAAGGCCGCAACATTCTGACCAAGGGCAACGAAGCCTATGTGCAAGAGCACATCTACGGTAATACCGCACTTGTCTCTGAAGCGATGAAGCTGCGTTATAACTTTATGAACAACGCGCAAGCCTTGATTCATGGTGACTTGCACTCTGGCTCTATTTTTATTAACCACACTGGGATTAAAGTGCTGGATCCTGAGTTCGCATTCTATGGCCCAATTGGTTATGACATCGGTAACGTGATTGCGCACCTTGTGATGCCAGCGATGGTTTGCCAAGTGACGGACAGCGAGTCTGAAGCAAAAGACAACTTCATCAACTGGATCGCTTCAACGGTACCTGCGATTCTGTTCGGTTTTGAGCGTGAGTTTAAAAAATCTTACCTTGAAATGGTGCAGGAAGATGTGGCGAAAAATGAAATCTTCGTGGATTGGTATACCCGCCAAATCGTTGCGGATGCCAAGGGCTATGCCGGCCTTGAGATCATTCGCCGCGTGATTGGTGATACCAAAGTGAAAGAGCTGGAAACCATTGCTGATCACGACCAGCGCATCGCTGTGGAGCGCAAGTTGATCGATTTGGCGTCTAGCTTGATTCTCCAACGTGACGTTGAAGGCCAAGATCTGCACTCACTATTGAGCGCACTGAACGGCTAA